CACCCTGCCACGAATCTCCAACCAGTCAACTGTTCAGTGAATCCAGAACAAGATGAGGTTTAAATGGGAGTGCTCCTGCTTGGTGATCAGCATTAGGGAGCCTGGGACCTCAAGTGATGAAGGGGAACATGGTGGTTGCCATCACAATTCTGCATTTGGAGATCACGAGGCAGGGAGAGCAAGGCTGTTTTTGGgagttaaaggtggccatacgggcttcctttagaccaattcggcaggttatctgtctgtgtgtggggctcccgacgggtcctcctgatcaatatcaggccaaaaaatcTGCCTGATACAgatcgggcaagtttgattttttttctgcgatccaggactgcatcggctagtggATGTGGTCATGCAACCAGTCGGTGCCCATTTGTAGCATTGTAATCAGGACTATTCAGATTCCCCCGATATCACCCAGCTGAAAGTGGGCAtttcgggttaagatccgctcgtttggcgatctaatagtgtatgggcACCTCAACTCTCACTGTGGTGGGGGTTGTTCAGGGGGATTAGTGTTGAAAAATACAATATGGCGGTTGTTCTGGTTTTACCATTCAATTACATGAAGAGAAGCAGTTCAAAGACCCCACAATTCCAGGGGAGCATGATTACCATGACATGGTAACTATACACATGGTTTACTgggaagaaaaaaacatactTCATTTAGAATAATAATATTTGCCTCGCCTTAAATATGTTGCAACCATGTCAAGCATTCCATCTGTAGGCAGTCATTTAAAAATAAGACATTGTGTTTGGCGTGAATCAACTGCCCAGGGCAAAGCATTTCCAACTAGTAATAAACCTTGCAAGAAACTGAAATACTCGTTGACATGCTTACAGGCTTGAAgcctataaaatattattagaagaaatgctgtatttgatATACCGCAAGCTGGGGGTTcaacagccctataacagtaatgcaATTGCAAATCCAATGTATGGGCACAACTTATGCGCCAGCACTTGCACCAGTACCAGTGGTAAAAGCTCCTTGTTACCTTTTTGTCACTGTGATGGACCACTTTAGCCTATTAGATGTGTCACTGTCAATTGACCACTCAATGGATTCATCCTTTAAACACGAAAAAAGAACTGACGCAGATAAATGTCAAAGTCCATGACAGGCCAATTAAGATGCCATGGATGGACATCTGTGTACCAGGATTTAGCTTAGGAAGTGATTAAGGCAAGGGATTTTGGGATTCCTCTGTGTAGGACACCCTTCCACCTGGAGTCAGGGATAGGcttcatttttctatatttagaaTCAGTAAAGTAGGTAATGAGTTTCTAAGGCATGAAATCGGAAAGATGAAGGCAAATGTCAAAACCTATGAGAAGTAAATCTGAGATACAGCTTTGGGCTCAGACAAGGCCACTTTCCTATACACGTCACATTTCATGCCACTAAGCCTAGTGAAGGACTTGACCCTAAACTGGCTTATATGTGAACACACAAGGTGTCCGAGAAGCAGCAGAGAACAAGGTTAGACGCAATGTCACACAATGTATTCTCCTACAGAGCTTAAACTCCTATTGTCATCCAGTAGGGTCCTTTCAAGGCTCATTGAGTTCCAAATAATGGACATGTTTGGTGGATTTTAAGGAAAtcctttgtaaaaaattttttataaatacaaggCCTCAAAAATATTCATGCACTTATGGTTTCCCCTCACTGCTTCCTGTGTGGTTGAGATCTATACAAACCGTTGATAACGTTACAAACTTACATTATTATTGGACCTGATGGTTGCGTTAGACCCAATAAAATTCAAAAATGCCCCTTTTCccttttaaataggaaaaaaaagaattaaaaagaacCCAAATACCTTCTTTTTCCagttttcggaaaatttttttatagaataaaGGGGAGACTATAAGTAGAGTGATTATGTTGCACCAAGAGGAAGATTCTCCAATGAATTTGTCTCCAGTGGCCATATTTTTAGTGAAACGCGTTAGGTAGCATGCATCCTACTTAAAATATCATCAAACTTGGCTTTTCAAAAGCTATGATTCGAAAGTATTGGAAACAAGCTCTTTAGATGTTGTTTGGCTCTGGTCAAGGTGTAGCCAATTTTAAAGTTGCTTTAACCAATCTATACGAAGGCAGGTGTCAATAGACCCATATATAAAATGAGCAgcaccaaaaaatttgtatgaaaGGCTCCTTTTATCAAacaaatccagccagttgcaaaTTATAAAGGATTCAGTAGCAAATTtggtaattcttttttttttttcagagacacATCACTAATAATGAACATATATAATGAACCTGAGCAGACCTAACCAATCAATCTGAAACGAAACAATTTTTTAAGCTCTCTCTTCTTGATAGTTAAGAATAGAACAGGACAGCTTCAAGTGAGATACAAGCAACGAATGAAAGTCCAATGTTGGGATCCGATTGGAGATTGTTTTGCCCTTCATCAGGATATTGAGCATCCGCctttctccttaaaggggttccTGTCGTCTGGAACTCCTTTTATCAAATGGTCCTCTGGCATACGAGTTTCAATATAAGATTTAATTTCTGATAAAGATGTTGAAACCTGAAAGGAAACACAGTCATTATTAATGTCGTTCAAAAAGTAAATACAAAAGTGGTCAAAAATGACGAAAAATTCAAATACTATATCCATGGTTTTAAGTCGGGATACACCAAATCATGCATCAATTTTGGATTTAGCTGAGTAGAATGGACAAAAGAGTTCAACAACTGAAGACTATAAAGGCTTTGAAAATTGGTCAGCTTTTGGATTGTGGTCAGACTAATTAGAATCCTAAAACATATGTTGGGATAATTCTTTCTGACGTTGGTGTCCTGCTAATGAGTCCCACATTGAGTCATCAAACCACTCAATCTCCCAACACCGTGGAGCTTCAACTATAAGCCGTATTTAATGGTATTGATAAGGTATGTCTATGTTCTTGCAGTTGTAGTGGGCTCCAAGGATGAACGTAGACATAATGTTCTTCTGATGCTTTAAAAACATCACATACAGTTTAAAGTCTTCATTTACAAGCGAATTCTCAATGGTATTGCATTTATACAAACTATGTACTTGTACTTTGCACCTGAAAGTCATACTTCATCAACCTCTATGAACACTGTTTCAAAAGTAACTGCTTACTGGTGATTGGGAAGCATTAGGGGCTAGTTTTGATCTCTGAAATGCAACCacccagaaaaataaaaaaaatattcttaaacaTGCCTCTTTGCATTCCTATTATAGATCCAAAAACATGGCTTCCAAAACCTTCTTCATAATGCCTACATCCCTCAATGGTTGTGTCTTGAGTGTagtgaaaaaaggctttttattggagtgttacaatctaccccacatcctgacgacggttcagagggaaccgaaacgcgttgatgtggggtagattgtaacactccaataaaaagccttttttcactacacccgtgagtgctcttaactgtatctttatatataaatatatatatatctccaagcTATGGGCAGATGTAGATTGATTACACTGCAGTATATGGTGCTGAAGCCAATCGCTGTGAGCCTCCATCATGTATTGCTGTAGCTAGCTCCTAACCAGAACCAGCTTCTCATTGATCCTCCTCTGGTGCTTTGAGGATATCCAGAACATATTGTAGAGGACAAGGCTTGAGCATGGGTCTAAGAACTTCTAACCTATACTCTCCATATTAATGAATGTATGTAAGCCAGTGGTTTTCAAAATTTTTGGTTCAACGCTCATTGAGGCCCAACATTTGTTAAGGGACTAATTTAGCTCATAGCAGTGTTCCTGATTTTCCACTACTGCAGTTCCAATAATATCTGAGGAGAGTAAAACAGATTTAAACACAAACCTCACCACAAACCTTAGGCTGTCCACAAAAACCCCCATCCTTTGCTGCCTCCTTTATAGGGTGCTTGCCTCAGTAAACTACGATTGAAAATTATACTATAAGGCAAACCGTGTTAAGGAAATTGGGTATATTCATCATAGGTTAGCATGTATGGAGGAGTAAGTAATGTTATATAGATCAACAGAGGT
The Xenopus laevis strain J_2021 chromosome 9_10S, Xenopus_laevis_v10.1, whole genome shotgun sequence DNA segment above includes these coding regions:
- the LOC108702366 gene encoding guanine nucleotide-binding protein G(I)/G(S)/G(O) subunit gamma-T2 produces the protein MAQDMTEKDLLKMEVEQLKKEVKTERAPVSTSLSEIKSYIETRMPEDHLIKGVPDDRNPFKEKGGCSIS